One region of Wyeomyia smithii strain HCP4-BCI-WySm-NY-G18 chromosome 3, ASM2978416v1, whole genome shotgun sequence genomic DNA includes:
- the LOC129726685 gene encoding phosphoenolpyruvate carboxykinase [GTP]-like produces the protein MPVRVEHCNRFSAAAMGSPKLKTVPKAIQNHLRGFPVVNGEVTLLSPKVREFVERSAVLCQPEKIHIVDGSENESNTLLKMLHSQGTIQSLPKYDNCWLARTNPADVARVESKTFICTENREETIPTPKPGVNGTLGNWIAPEAYKEAIEARFPGCMKGRTMYVVPFSMGPIASPLSKIGIEITDSAYVVNSMRIMTRMGDDVLDKLSNNSDFVKCLHSVGTPANGKISMPSWPCDPERTIILHKPDQNEIVSYGSGYGGNSLLGKKCLALRIGSTIAKREGWLAEHMLILGITNPNGDKKYIAAAFPSACGKTNLAMMNPTLPGYKVECVGDDIAWMKFDSKGQLRAINPENGFFGVAPGTSTATNPNAMNTIYKNTIFTNVASTSDGGVFWEGMEKEVAPGVQITDWLGQPWKMGETKTPAAHPNSRFCAPANQCPIIDPAWEDNEGVPISAILFGGRRPEGVPLVYEANSWAHGVFIGSTMRSESTAAAEHKGKVIMNDPFAMRPFFGYNFGDYLKHWLSMEQKAAAAGGTMPKIFHVNWFRKNEQGKFLWPGFGENSRVLDWILRRVEGEDCYQQTPIGRVPLPGAINVSGMNQRVDEKELFSISKKFWLTEVEEIKQYYDNQLPYDLPSEIGSELQQLKDRVEEM, from the exons ATGCCAGTTCGCGTTGAACACTGTAATCG GTTTTCGGCTGCAGCGATGGGCAGCCCGAAGCTGAAAACCGTCCCGAAAGCCATCCAAAATCACCTGCGCGGATTTCCTGTGGTCAACGGAGAAGTTACGCTACTATCACCCAAAGTACGTGAGTTTGTCGAGCGGTCAGCCGTCCTTTGCCAACCGGAGAAAATTCATATCGTCGATGGAAGTGAGAACGAAAGTAATACACTGCTGAAGATGCTCCACAGCCAAGGAACGATTCAATCCTTACCAAAGTACGACAATTGTTGGCTGGCACGAACAAATCCTGCGGATGTTGCACGAGTCGAATCGAAGACGTTTATTTGCACTGAGAACCGAGAAGAAACAATCCCGACCCCTAAACCGGGGGTCAACGGCACTCTGGGAAATTGGATCGCACCCGAAGCCTACAAAGAAGCAATTGAAGCACGATTTCCCGGATGCATGAAGGGCCGCACCATGTACGTGGTTCCGTTCTCGATGGGTCCGATCGCTTCACCCCTGTCGAAGATCGGCATCGAAATCACCGACTCAGCCTACGTTGTGAATTCAATGCGCATCATGACACGAATGGGAGATGATGTACTGGACAAATTGTCAAATAACTCG GACTTTGTCAAATGTCTCCATTCGGTCGGTACGCCAGCGAACGGCAAAATCTCGATGCCCTCGTGGCCCTGCGACCCGGAACGAACGATCATCCTGCACAAACCGGACCAAAACGAAATCGTCTCGTACGGATCCGGTTACGGTGGCAACTCGCTGCTCGGAAAGAAATGTCTTGCTCTACGCATCGGCAGCACTATCGCAAAGCGCGAAGGCTGGCTGGCCGAACATATGCTCATTCTCGGCATCACGAACCCGAACGGTGATAAGAAGTACATAGCAGCCGCGTTCCCATCCGCCTGTGGCAAGACAAATCTGGCTATGATGAATCCGACTTTACCCGGTTACAAGGTGGAATGCGTCGGTGACGACATCGCTTGGATGAAGTTCGATTCCAAAGGTCAGCTGCGTGCCATCAATCCGGAAAATGGCTTCTTTGGGGTTGCTCCCGGTACATCCACCGCCACAAACCCCAACGCTATGAACACGATCTACAAGAACACAATCTTCACTAATGTGGCATCCACATCCGACGGTGGAGTCTTCTGGGAAGGAATGGAAAAGGAAGTTGCGCCGGGAGTGCAAATCACCGATTGGCTTGGTCAGCCGTGGAAAATGGGAGAAACCAAAACACCAGCTGCTCATCCAAATTCCCGGTTTTGTGCTCCTGCCAACCAGTGCCCTATCATTGACCCCGCCTGGGAAGATAATGAGGGCGTGCCAATCTCCGCAATTCTCTTCGGAGGCCGACGACCGGAAGGCGTTCCACTAGTGTACGAAGCCAACTCCTGGGCACATGGAGTGTTCATCGGCTCCACGATGCGAAGTGAATCAACGGCTGCGGCAGAACACAAGGGAAAAGTAATCATGAACGACCCCTTCGCTATGCGCCCCTTCTTCGGGTACAACTTCGGCGACTACCTCAAACACTGGTTGAGTATGGAGCAGAAGGCGGCTGCTGCGGGAGGCACCATGCCAAAGATCTTCCACGTCAACTGGTTCCGCAAGAACGAGCAAGGAAAATTCCTGTGGCCAGGATTCGGCGAAAATAGTCGAGTGCTAGACTGGATTCTGCGGCGGGTGGAAGGTGAAGACTGCTACCAACAGACACCGATCGGACGAGTCCCCCTACCGGGAGCCATCAACGTAAGTGGCATGAATCAGCGAGTGGACGAGAAGGAACTGTTTTCGATTTCGAAAAAATTCTGGCTGACAGAGGTTGAGGAAATTAAGCAATACTATGACAATCAGCTGCCGTATGATCTGCCTTCAGAAATCGGTTCCGAACTACAGCAGCTGAAAGATCGGGTGGAAGAAATGTAA